The Mycteria americana isolate JAX WOST 10 ecotype Jacksonville Zoo and Gardens chromosome 25, USCA_MyAme_1.0, whole genome shotgun sequence genome includes a window with the following:
- the LOC142420882 gene encoding claw keratin-like — MSCSSLCVPSCGVAAPAPLADTANEPCVRQCPDSTVVIQPPASVVTFPGPILSSFPQYSVVGSAGAPGVGGGYGGTFGGRGGFGGLGGYGVYGGLGGYGGSGGYGGYGLYGGYGAFGSCGYGGWRRGHRYLSGNCAPC, encoded by the coding sequence atgtcctgctccagcctgtgcgtcccttcctgtggggtggccgccccggccccgctggctgacaccgccaacgagccctgcgtgcggcagtgccccgactccacggtggtgatccagcccccggcctcggtggtcaccttccccgggcccatcctcagctccttcccgcagtacagcgttgttggctcggcgggagcccccggcgttggagggggctacggcggcacttttggaggccgtggcggttttggaggcttagggggctatggggtgtatggaggccttgggggctatgggggctctgggggctatggaggctatgggctttatgggggctacggagcctttgggagctgcggatacggcggctggcgccgaggccacaggtacctcagcGGCAACTGCgcgccctgctaa